Proteins co-encoded in one Capillibacterium thermochitinicola genomic window:
- a CDS encoding glycosyltransferase family 2 protein, whose product MELSIIIINYNTRPYLARCLAALTATTTVPHEIIIVDNHSTDDSVPWLRSLNDPRLRVIFNPENLGYAAACNRGLAQAAGRYLVTMNADVITPPGWAERLIWHLKQHPLTLMVGPKSLGIGGKQWAGPRAFSRHLPAADRKFAALYARQSQRAKFLIGCLVLFDRRLPENIGLFDEKLVLGADDFDLALRIREKGYQLRIACDVLIEHAVHASFNRSDPAVNEKLAAASWAYFHRKWASYLQKYGWERLFEDDAPVFPGEEVFS is encoded by the coding sequence ATGGAGTTAAGCATCATTATCATCAATTACAATACCCGGCCTTATTTAGCCCGATGCCTGGCGGCCCTGACCGCGACGACGACGGTCCCCCACGAAATAATCATTGTCGACAATCACTCCACCGACGATTCCGTCCCCTGGCTCCGCTCCCTAAACGACCCCCGCCTCCGGGTCATCTTCAATCCTGAAAACCTGGGCTACGCCGCCGCCTGTAACCGGGGCCTCGCACAAGCCGCCGGCCGGTATCTGGTGACGATGAATGCTGATGTCATCACCCCGCCGGGCTGGGCGGAACGACTTATTTGGCATTTAAAGCAACATCCTTTGACCTTGATGGTCGGTCCCAAAAGCCTGGGCATTGGCGGTAAACAGTGGGCGGGTCCCCGGGCCTTTTCCCGTCACTTACCGGCGGCCGACCGGAAATTCGCCGCCCTTTACGCCCGCCAGTCGCAGCGGGCCAAATTTCTCATCGGTTGCCTGGTCCTTTTTGACCGCCGCCTACCGGAGAATATCGGCCTTTTCGACGAAAAGCTGGTGTTGGGGGCCGACGACTTTGACCTGGCCCTCCGGATCCGTGAAAAAGGCTACCAGTTGCGGATCGCCTGTGACGTCCTGATTGAACACGCAGTCCATGCTTCTTTTAACCGCAGTGACCCGGCGGTAAATGAAAAACTGGCCGCCGCCAGTTGGGCGTATTTCCACCGGAAATGGGCTTCCTATTTACAGAAATACGGCTGGGAACGGTTGTTTGAAGACGACGCGCCCGTTTTCCCGGGGGAAGAAGTCTTTAGTTAA
- a CDS encoding glycosyltransferase family 2 protein, with amino-acid sequence MRFSIIINCYNTLPLIKKCLEAALVSTDHDSELILINNHPPYADVQAFLQEYQHPRVRILDPGRNIGCMPGFQYGAEHAQGQYLVKLDDDVLVPKKNWTAAMYQALKDFPKLAYVALLPAAIKGQPRQQVKKNGYTLEFRRGTVLFWCMMIEKQLWRKHFYLTDLPLYGVGERDYERRANQLGLKKAYLTSHVCTSLGRTEESDPLYGAWKLFYVKMKEARSDFETWKKSFVLGPAEAEIMRRFGYPENQIEEVRALLAAVQQAGHDQPTTEGGTRYVP; translated from the coding sequence TTGCGCTTTTCGATTATTATCAACTGTTACAACACCTTGCCTTTGATCAAAAAATGTCTGGAAGCGGCACTGGTCAGTACGGACCACGACAGTGAGTTGATCCTCATCAACAACCATCCCCCCTACGCGGATGTCCAAGCCTTCCTCCAGGAATACCAACACCCCCGGGTCCGTATCCTGGATCCGGGCCGGAACATCGGGTGTATGCCCGGGTTCCAATACGGTGCCGAACACGCTCAGGGGCAGTATCTGGTCAAGCTGGACGATGATGTACTGGTCCCCAAGAAAAATTGGACTGCCGCCATGTACCAAGCCTTAAAGGACTTCCCAAAGCTGGCCTATGTCGCCCTCCTGCCCGCCGCCATCAAAGGGCAACCCCGCCAGCAGGTGAAAAAAAACGGGTACACCCTGGAGTTCCGGCGCGGGACCGTCCTTTTCTGGTGCATGATGATTGAGAAGCAGTTGTGGCGAAAACACTTTTACCTAACCGACCTCCCCCTTTACGGCGTCGGAGAACGGGATTATGAGCGGAGGGCAAATCAGCTCGGGCTAAAGAAAGCCTACTTGACTTCCCATGTATGCACCAGTTTAGGGCGGACCGAAGAATCGGACCCCCTCTACGGGGCCTGGAAACTGTTCTATGTCAAAATGAAGGAAGCCCGGAGTGACTTTGAAACCTGGAAAAAGAGTTTCGTCCTCGGTCCGGCGGAAGCCGAGATCATGCGGCGTTTCGGTTACCCGGAGAACCAGATCGAAGAGGTGCGCGCCTTGCTCGCCGCCGTGCAGCAGGCCGGTCACGACCAACCGACGACCGAAGGAGGAACGCGTTATGTCCCTTAA
- a CDS encoding glucose-1-phosphate thymidylyltransferase, with translation MKALLLCGGEGTRLRPFTHTQPKALLPLAHQPILFHILDTIATTTIREVVIIIGPNGKPIMELLRKTNPWGFDFTFVDQPTPLGLAHTVLLAREALGNAPFLMYLGDNVLDEPLRPLVNRFVCEKPDALLLLRRVKNPRHFGVARIEGKDVVQVEEKPEHAQSNLALVGVYLFSPAIHQAVRVISPSPRGELEITDAIQQLITDGKNVTYHLLSGWWKDTGTIADLLAANQYLMKKLTPAVAGEVKKSTVKGVLRVAPGSILKNCRVVGPVTIGKGCRISGSTLGPYLAVGDGAEITDCHLSRTLVLADAHLKGVTLTNSIIGERVHINSQQKTATAHSLLVGADAVLEL, from the coding sequence TTGAAAGCACTTCTTCTTTGTGGTGGTGAAGGAACGCGCCTCCGCCCTTTCACCCATACGCAACCAAAAGCTCTCCTTCCCCTCGCGCACCAGCCGATTTTATTTCACATCCTCGACACCATAGCGACCACGACCATCCGGGAGGTTGTGATCATCATTGGCCCCAACGGAAAACCCATCATGGAGCTTTTGCGCAAAACCAACCCGTGGGGGTTTGACTTCACCTTCGTGGACCAGCCCACGCCGCTGGGCCTCGCCCATACCGTCCTGCTCGCCCGGGAAGCACTGGGCAACGCCCCGTTCTTAATGTACCTGGGCGATAATGTGCTCGACGAACCGCTGCGTCCCTTGGTCAACCGGTTCGTCTGCGAAAAACCCGACGCGCTCCTTCTTCTACGGCGGGTCAAAAACCCCCGCCATTTTGGGGTTGCCCGGATTGAGGGCAAAGACGTTGTCCAAGTGGAAGAAAAACCGGAGCACGCCCAGAGCAACCTGGCCCTGGTCGGGGTGTACCTTTTTTCTCCCGCAATCCACCAGGCCGTCCGGGTAATTAGCCCGTCCCCCCGTGGCGAACTGGAGATCACCGATGCGATCCAACAACTGATCACCGACGGCAAAAACGTTACCTACCACCTCCTCTCCGGCTGGTGGAAGGATACGGGCACCATCGCCGACCTGCTCGCCGCCAACCAGTATTTAATGAAGAAACTGACGCCCGCCGTCGCCGGTGAAGTGAAAAAGTCGACAGTCAAAGGGGTGCTGCGCGTGGCGCCCGGTTCGATCCTGAAAAACTGTCGGGTGGTTGGTCCGGTCACCATCGGAAAAGGCTGCCGGATCAGCGGTTCGACGCTCGGCCCCTACTTGGCCGTGGGTGACGGGGCTGAAATTACCGACTGCCACCTAAGCCGCACCCTGGTCCTGGCCGACGCCCACCTGAAAGGGGTGACCCTCACCAACAGCATCATCGGGGAAAGGGTTCACATCAACAGCCAGCAAAAAACGGCGACCGCCCATTCGCTGCTGGTCGGGGCCGATGCCGTCCTGGAACTTTAA
- a CDS encoding GT-D fold domain-containing protein codes for MSLKDFPDEKLLTELEVLRRIHRALRQKKPFSLVRIGDGENIVLAQGKFLSNQELEQTYWVRDSRAGKKGVDLPNLTLRDQMLKGIKAADIVGICRQQNDEVSAPTRFKRVLTNKIFDYYGLEPRALCYVFCNRKMVSYRYFWRIIHQYRTLLISKWAADYAKLITSKYADLPPWIVGAIPFEHYKQIPTVLKKVGKYDFDLALISAGVNAVILAPAIAERYKKVAIDFGKTMMYMLRPNNRIRPWTPQPKPAQEQETQ; via the coding sequence ATGTCCCTTAAGGACTTCCCCGATGAGAAACTCCTCACCGAGCTGGAAGTCTTACGCCGGATCCACCGCGCCCTCCGCCAGAAAAAACCGTTTTCCCTGGTCCGGATCGGGGACGGGGAGAATATCGTCCTTGCCCAGGGCAAATTCCTCAGCAACCAAGAGCTGGAACAGACCTACTGGGTGCGGGACAGCCGCGCCGGAAAAAAAGGGGTCGACTTACCCAACCTCACCCTCCGCGACCAAATGCTGAAAGGGATCAAAGCAGCCGACATCGTCGGGATCTGCCGTCAGCAGAACGACGAAGTCTCCGCACCGACCAGATTTAAACGGGTCCTCACCAACAAGATCTTTGATTATTACGGCCTGGAGCCCCGCGCCCTCTGTTACGTCTTCTGTAACCGCAAGATGGTCTCTTACCGCTATTTCTGGCGGATTATCCACCAATACCGGACCCTGCTGATCTCGAAATGGGCCGCCGACTACGCCAAATTGATTACCAGCAAATACGCGGATTTGCCCCCGTGGATCGTCGGGGCCATTCCTTTTGAGCACTATAAACAAATCCCCACGGTCCTGAAGAAAGTGGGCAAATACGACTTTGATCTGGCCTTAATCTCCGCCGGCGTCAACGCCGTCATTCTCGCCCCGGCCATTGCCGAGCGGTACAAGAAAGTGGCGATTGACTTCGGCAAAACCATGATGTATATGCTCCGGCCCAACAACCGCATTCGCCCCTGGACCCCCCAGCCCAAACCCGCCCAAGAACAGGAGACACAATGA
- a CDS encoding helix-turn-helix domain-containing protein: MWSVVERDYKRNDYRRIVGDWLGKKSGTHVDFEIFATHELEAEEADCKWLVIRVNLKQDHPEKKKSEPVAAVEFPAILVRVLTYIDDNLQGDLSMASLERRFFINRSYLSRLCRKYLGISLHRYIILRRVAKAKALLMAGKSAMEACQASGFNDYSNFRRMFKKVTNLTPSAYAKKQNRKYKVGQLGE, from the coding sequence ATGTGGTCAGTGGTGGAAAGGGATTATAAGCGCAACGACTACCGCCGAATCGTCGGTGACTGGCTGGGAAAAAAAAGCGGGACTCATGTTGATTTTGAAATCTTTGCCACCCACGAACTGGAGGCAGAAGAGGCTGATTGTAAATGGTTGGTGATCCGGGTCAACCTGAAGCAGGACCACCCGGAGAAGAAAAAGAGCGAACCTGTTGCGGCGGTCGAGTTTCCGGCAATTCTTGTGCGTGTGCTGACCTATATTGATGATAATCTCCAAGGCGATCTTTCCATGGCCAGTCTGGAAAGGAGGTTTTTTATCAACCGGTCGTATTTGAGCCGGCTTTGCCGGAAATATCTGGGGATCAGTTTGCACCGGTATATTATCTTACGGCGGGTGGCTAAAGCCAAAGCGTTGTTGATGGCGGGGAAAAGCGCAATGGAGGCCTGTCAGGCCTCGGGTTTTAATGATTATTCCAATTTCCGGAGAATGTTTAAGAAGGTGACGAACCTGACGCCTTCGGCTTACGCCAAAAAGCAAAACCGCAAGTATAAAGTGGGGCAGCTTGGAGAGTAA
- a CDS encoding glycosyltransferase → MNSPQKPRFLAMMAVRNEADRFLRPVLDRLGALVDGIVILDDASTDHTPDLCRAHPRVIRFERLSAPLFPQSEASLRAKLWQLTVELDPDWILAVDADEIFEAHRRPEILALTRQTHYGLITFPVYHFWGDFRHYRVDRWWHPARGRTACLHRYQKNRTYHWAPRALHCGRFPQEAYQTPRLDSDIPLLHLGYAHRREHQAKYQRYLQLDPLGEFCPLAHYRSILHSHPQLKCWRGEKVEALLWS, encoded by the coding sequence ATGAACAGCCCGCAAAAACCGCGGTTCTTGGCGATGATGGCCGTCCGGAATGAAGCCGACCGTTTCCTGCGGCCGGTTTTAGACCGGCTGGGCGCCCTGGTCGACGGGATTGTCATCCTGGACGACGCCTCTACCGACCATACGCCCGACCTCTGCCGGGCCCACCCGCGGGTGATCCGGTTCGAACGCTTGTCCGCGCCTCTTTTTCCGCAGAGCGAAGCCAGCCTCCGCGCAAAACTTTGGCAGCTGACCGTCGAGCTTGACCCGGACTGGATCTTGGCCGTCGATGCCGATGAGATCTTCGAAGCCCACCGCCGGCCGGAGATCCTGGCCTTGACCCGGCAAACCCACTATGGCCTGATTACTTTCCCCGTCTACCATTTCTGGGGGGATTTCCGCCACTACCGGGTCGACCGTTGGTGGCATCCGGCCCGCGGGCGCACCGCCTGTCTGCACCGCTACCAAAAAAACCGGACCTACCACTGGGCCCCCCGCGCTTTGCACTGCGGACGTTTCCCCCAGGAAGCCTACCAGACGCCCAGGTTGGACAGCGACATCCCCCTCCTGCACCTCGGTTACGCCCACCGCCGGGAGCACCAGGCTAAATATCAGCGTTACCTTCAACTGGACCCGCTGGGGGAGTTCTGTCCGCTGGCCCACTACCGGTCAATTTTGCATTCCCACCCGCAACTAAAGTGCTGGCGAGGGGAAAAAGTGGAGGCCTTGTTATGGAGTTAA
- a CDS encoding UDP-glucose dehydrogenase family protein, with the protein MKITVIGCGYVGLVTAAGLAEAGHWVTGVDRDSLKINKLRHQEAPFYEKDLEPLLRRHLKTGRLTFTTSLALGVANAQIIFIAVGTPALSDGSVDLSQIETVAAQIGPQLHGYTVIVNKSTVPVGTTRRLETIIAQHTCRPVPFDVVSNPEFLREGNAVYDFINPDRIVIGTDSPQARRIMEELYRPFLKKKVPLIQTNPETAELIKYASNAFLATKISFINEIAELCEAVGADLPTVARGMGLDHRIGPEFLSAGPGYGGSCFPKDTKALIHLARSYGKQLSIVEATDAVNTRIQKAMLAKIIRILGPPAGKTIAVYGLAFKANTDDLRESPALSIIEGLLQAGARIRVHDPKALAAGRKVLGDKVTYCADEYTAAQDASAVVITTEWEQYRRLDLDLLKTKMAQAIIIDLRNLLTPEQVRAHGFLYEGIGRGSKQKVG; encoded by the coding sequence GTGAAAATAACGGTAATCGGTTGCGGTTACGTCGGTCTGGTGACGGCCGCCGGTCTGGCCGAGGCCGGCCACTGGGTAACGGGCGTTGACCGCGACTCGCTAAAGATAAATAAGCTGCGCCACCAAGAAGCCCCGTTCTACGAGAAAGATTTGGAACCGCTCTTGCGCCGCCACTTAAAGACCGGGCGGCTGACCTTCACCACCAGTCTGGCTTTGGGCGTCGCCAATGCCCAAATCATTTTCATCGCCGTCGGCACCCCGGCACTGAGTGACGGGTCGGTTGATCTTAGCCAAATCGAAACCGTCGCCGCCCAAATTGGCCCTCAGCTTCACGGTTATACGGTGATCGTGAACAAATCCACCGTCCCGGTGGGTACCACCCGCCGCCTCGAAACCATCATTGCCCAGCACACCTGCCGGCCGGTTCCTTTTGACGTGGTCAGCAACCCGGAGTTTCTGCGGGAAGGAAATGCGGTCTACGATTTTATAAATCCGGACCGCATTGTGATCGGTACCGATTCGCCGCAGGCCCGCCGGATCATGGAAGAGCTTTACCGGCCTTTTTTAAAGAAAAAGGTCCCGCTCATCCAAACCAACCCGGAGACGGCCGAACTGATTAAATACGCGTCCAATGCCTTCCTGGCGACCAAAATATCGTTCATCAACGAGATCGCCGAGCTTTGCGAAGCCGTCGGTGCCGATCTGCCGACGGTGGCCCGCGGGATGGGGCTGGACCACCGGATCGGCCCCGAATTTCTATCCGCCGGCCCGGGTTATGGCGGCTCCTGTTTCCCGAAGGACACCAAAGCCCTCATTCACCTCGCCCGGAGCTACGGCAAACAACTTTCCATCGTCGAAGCGACCGATGCGGTAAACACCCGCATCCAAAAAGCGATGTTGGCCAAGATCATCCGCATCCTCGGGCCACCCGCCGGCAAAACCATCGCCGTTTACGGTCTGGCCTTTAAGGCCAATACGGATGATCTGCGGGAATCGCCGGCCTTATCGATCATCGAAGGCCTGCTGCAGGCCGGGGCCCGGATCCGGGTCCACGACCCGAAAGCCCTGGCCGCCGGAAGAAAGGTACTCGGGGACAAAGTCACCTACTGCGCGGATGAATACACCGCCGCCCAAGACGCGTCGGCGGTCGTGATAACCACCGAGTGGGAGCAGTATCGCCGGCTCGACCTGGACTTATTGAAAACGAAAATGGCCCAGGCCATTATCATCGACCTCCGGAACCTCTTAACTCCGGAACAGGTCCGCGCCCACGGTTTTCTCTACGAAGGCATTGGCCGCGGCAGTAAGCAAAAGGTGGGGTAG
- a CDS encoding CgeB family protein: MRVLFVDSGAMGFHYRYAYDIFVTLKKMKHHVRQVSPRNLSSRLIREFRPEVLLVVHGNRTPLEQVHYARSLGVKTVLWLVEDPYEIDLHRGPMVAAYDLVFTNERQAVAEYDHPRVFYLPWCCNPEVHRPLKTEEEYQSDLCFVGMGFPNRLKILNAIAPFLKRLNVKLIGVWDRWGELHPDLRKFVRPVVHDFHEVQKYFNGAKINLNIHRDPVNPPSDNSRGVGATSPNDRTFALAGCGAFQIVDSTRPDLFNYFTPDKEIVCFTTPDDLAEKIQYYLGKRKLRRQIGDAAHQRAYREHTYYHRLQQIFAEVAKLPTSYWARVSGRRPVAFSFSDSYLQKDGIWSFEPPRRIN, encoded by the coding sequence ATGAGGGTCCTGTTTGTTGATTCCGGCGCCATGGGCTTTCACTATCGTTATGCCTATGATATCTTTGTGACCTTAAAGAAGATGAAGCATCATGTGCGGCAGGTTAGCCCGCGGAACCTTTCTTCCCGCCTCATCAGGGAATTCCGCCCGGAGGTGCTGTTGGTGGTGCATGGCAACCGCACCCCGTTGGAACAGGTCCATTATGCCCGTTCTTTAGGGGTGAAAACGGTTCTGTGGTTGGTGGAAGATCCCTATGAGATCGATTTGCACCGCGGTCCGATGGTGGCTGCTTATGACCTGGTCTTTACCAACGAGCGGCAGGCGGTTGCCGAGTACGACCACCCCCGGGTCTTCTATTTGCCCTGGTGTTGTAACCCCGAGGTGCATCGCCCCCTGAAGACGGAGGAGGAATACCAGAGTGATCTTTGTTTTGTCGGGATGGGTTTTCCCAACCGGCTCAAGATTTTGAACGCGATTGCGCCCTTTCTGAAGCGCTTGAACGTCAAACTGATTGGGGTCTGGGACCGGTGGGGAGAATTACACCCGGACCTGCGGAAGTTTGTCCGCCCGGTGGTCCATGATTTTCATGAGGTGCAGAAGTATTTTAACGGGGCCAAGATTAATCTGAACATCCACCGCGATCCGGTTAACCCGCCGTCCGATAACAGCCGGGGCGTAGGTGCGACCAGCCCCAACGACCGGACTTTTGCCCTGGCGGGCTGTGGCGCTTTTCAGATTGTCGACTCGACACGGCCGGATCTTTTCAACTATTTCACCCCCGACAAAGAGATCGTTTGTTTTACCACCCCTGATGATCTGGCGGAAAAGATCCAATATTACCTGGGTAAAAGAAAACTGCGCCGCCAGATTGGCGACGCGGCACACCAAAGGGCTTATCGCGAACACACGTATTACCACCGTTTACAGCAGATCTTTGCCGAAGTGGCCAAATTGCCCACTTCCTATTGGGCGCGGGTCAGTGGACGGCGGCCGGTTGCCTTTTCCTTTTCCGACAGTTACCTGCAGAAAGACGGGATTTGGAGCTTTGAACCACCGCGGAGGATTAACTAA
- a CDS encoding glycosyltransferase family 2 protein: MVQTQVDLVLVTYESRPVLPAFFHSLRQFTKPPFRLLVIDNNSKDQTKAYLQAMRKDPFFGPQMRLVFNRTNLGVAKAWNQAVKITSGRYLVFLNPDLVFTKDWLQKLVQSAARHKKAMVVGVKILNPDGTIYHAGANGKIRGKGQMDRPGLFDQEKKVRWVQGSCFLVKREIFGKIGGFDERFFMYGEEVDFCWRVRKAGYEVLYTPVSIYHYRKGSQISRAARLQLRRHSAQLLRAKWRKK, encoded by the coding sequence ATGGTACAAACCCAAGTCGACCTTGTGTTGGTGACTTACGAAAGCCGGCCTGTCCTGCCCGCCTTTTTCCATTCTTTACGGCAATTTACCAAACCGCCCTTTCGTTTACTGGTGATCGACAACAACAGTAAAGACCAGACCAAGGCCTATTTGCAGGCAATGCGGAAAGACCCGTTTTTCGGTCCCCAAATGCGGTTGGTCTTCAACCGAACAAACCTGGGCGTGGCCAAAGCCTGGAACCAAGCGGTCAAGATAACTTCCGGCCGGTATCTTGTCTTCTTAAACCCGGATCTGGTGTTTACCAAGGATTGGCTCCAGAAATTGGTGCAAAGCGCGGCGCGGCACAAAAAAGCCATGGTCGTCGGGGTGAAAATTCTCAATCCCGACGGGACCATTTACCATGCGGGCGCCAATGGTAAAATCCGGGGTAAAGGCCAAATGGACCGTCCGGGCCTCTTTGACCAGGAGAAAAAGGTCCGCTGGGTCCAGGGCAGCTGTTTTCTGGTCAAACGTGAGATCTTCGGTAAAATCGGCGGGTTTGACGAACGGTTCTTTATGTACGGCGAAGAAGTGGACTTTTGTTGGCGGGTCCGGAAAGCCGGTTACGAAGTGCTCTACACCCCCGTTTCCATCTATCATTACCGGAAAGGTTCGCAGATCTCCCGGGCCGCCCGGCTGCAACTCCGGCGGCACAGCGCCCAGTTGTTAAGGGCAAAATGGCGGAAAAAATAG
- a CDS encoding FkbM family methyltransferase, with protein MGNYLLYSEDLAGFVALNVLKEKQHRILGVIDCSGRLVQQALEQGFAVCQNMEILPNDALDHVDGIMIGVATEPLATQLKKELKAKFPQKKVCTLLDPEYLPDYLAHRQSALEQLINEETQVMPVQYGKENVLIYAENKAEVKRARHVQETKVLSFIQSLIKPGMVIYDIGANIGIHSLILAREHPDCQIHAFEPETLNFWKLLRNIGLNKLSNITPHLIAAGAKREVRFLSLQGYLSGLGQHSLQKTVSSLTTPVEVWDLDSYAHQKKIPRPDLVKIDVEGFELQVLKGMTRMIKAKRPHFIIEVHEALTDREKVESFLKKHQYALKEIARQRKRGFLYAKPGKKKAAQKGGAAKQKK; from the coding sequence ATGGGAAATTATCTGCTTTACAGTGAAGACCTGGCCGGCTTCGTCGCTTTAAACGTCCTCAAAGAAAAACAGCACCGGATCCTGGGAGTGATCGATTGTTCCGGTCGTTTGGTCCAGCAGGCGCTGGAGCAAGGATTCGCGGTCTGCCAGAACATGGAGATCCTGCCTAATGATGCTCTGGACCATGTGGACGGGATCATGATCGGCGTGGCCACCGAACCGTTGGCCACCCAACTGAAGAAAGAGTTAAAAGCCAAGTTTCCACAAAAAAAGGTCTGTACCCTGCTGGACCCGGAATATTTGCCGGATTATCTGGCCCACCGCCAATCGGCCCTTGAACAGTTGATCAATGAGGAAACACAGGTCATGCCGGTCCAATACGGCAAGGAGAATGTCCTGATCTATGCGGAGAACAAGGCCGAAGTAAAACGGGCGAGACACGTCCAGGAAACGAAGGTCCTCTCCTTTATCCAGTCTTTAATCAAACCAGGGATGGTCATCTATGACATCGGGGCCAATATCGGCATCCACAGTCTGATCCTGGCCCGGGAGCATCCCGATTGTCAGATCCACGCCTTTGAACCGGAGACTTTGAACTTCTGGAAATTACTGCGCAACATTGGGCTGAACAAACTGTCGAACATCACACCCCATCTAATTGCGGCCGGGGCCAAACGGGAAGTCCGGTTTCTGTCTCTCCAGGGTTATCTCTCCGGTCTCGGTCAACATTCCCTCCAAAAAACAGTCAGCAGCCTGACCACCCCGGTTGAAGTCTGGGATCTGGACTCCTACGCCCACCAAAAAAAGATCCCCCGCCCCGATCTGGTCAAAATCGACGTGGAAGGCTTTGAGTTACAGGTCCTCAAGGGGATGACCCGGATGATTAAGGCGAAAAGGCCCCATTTCATCATTGAAGTCCATGAAGCACTCACGGATAGAGAGAAGGTCGAAAGCTTTCTGAAAAAACACCAGTATGCACTGAAAGAGATCGCCCGCCAGCGCAAAAGAGGTTTCCTCTACGCCAAACCCGGGAAAAAGAAAGCCGCCCAAAAAGGAGGCGCCGCCAAGCAGAAGAAATAA
- a CDS encoding ClpP family protease, with translation MRYKIRTRQDRNCGAWDLYSYNNEAAPPPEEADQEGEEQKPNTPRRQRLALQSLKQLGQMPAPPVTGTDLHTMVIIGQIEGHMVLPPKNKTTKYEHIIPQLVAIEQNERIKGLLVILNTVGGDVEAGLAIAEMLESLSKPTVSLVLGGGHSIGVPIAVAADYSFIAETATMTIHPIRLTGMVIGVPQTYEYLEKMQDRVIKFVTSHSAISEEKFRELMFRTGDLVRDVGSVLVGKDAVNVGLINEIGGIDKSLRKLRELVQLKEAGMQMR, from the coding sequence TTGAGGTATAAGATCCGGACAAGACAAGACCGGAATTGCGGGGCCTGGGATCTTTACTCCTACAATAACGAAGCCGCCCCGCCGCCGGAAGAAGCGGACCAGGAAGGGGAAGAGCAGAAACCCAATACGCCCCGCCGCCAGCGGTTGGCGTTGCAGAGCCTGAAACAATTGGGACAGATGCCGGCACCGCCTGTTACCGGGACCGATCTCCATACCATGGTGATTATCGGCCAAATTGAAGGACATATGGTCCTGCCGCCGAAAAACAAGACGACCAAATATGAACACATCATTCCGCAGTTGGTGGCGATCGAACAAAACGAGCGGATCAAAGGGTTACTGGTGATTCTGAACACCGTTGGCGGCGATGTGGAAGCAGGGCTGGCCATTGCCGAAATGCTGGAGAGCCTCTCCAAACCGACGGTCTCTTTGGTTCTTGGCGGGGGACATTCCATCGGCGTTCCCATTGCGGTGGCGGCCGATTATTCCTTCATTGCCGAAACCGCGACCATGACAATCCATCCGATCCGGTTGACCGGTATGGTGATCGGGGTGCCCCAAACCTATGAATATTTGGAAAAAATGCAGGACCGGGTCATCAAGTTTGTCACCAGCCATTCGGCGATCTCGGAAGAGAAATTCCGGGAGTTAATGTTCCGCACCGGTGATCTGGTCCGGGATGTCGGTTCGGTGTTAGTGGGGAAAGATGCCGTCAATGTCGGCTTGATCAACGAGATTGGCGGGATCGATAAAAGCCTGCGTAAACTCAGAGAGTTGGTCCAGCTAAAGGAAGCCGGAATGC
- a CDS encoding glycosyltransferase family 2 protein — MTKSLVRNKKEEGMKETVDLIVVNFNTKKLLAACLDSLRRFSGAPDTYRLWVVDNASTDGSVTLIRSLPWVTGIFNRENRGYATACNQGIKAGNAPYIFILNSDTLVTEGWLPPLIAALQDPAVAVVGPRLVSPDGYLVGAGVVGTETAPIIRGWGVPDDPALFAEPTACLSICGACLGLKRALLPELGYFDENYFHYFEETDYCYNARRHGYKVLYVPTSRVIHLVNGSCRNRRRLAAYFRQSKAYFDRKWQIGEGDHEQPAKTAVLGDDGRPE, encoded by the coding sequence GTGACAAAATCCTTGGTCAGAAACAAGAAGGAGGAAGGGATGAAAGAGACGGTTGATCTGATCGTCGTTAATTTCAACACCAAAAAACTTTTGGCCGCTTGTCTGGACAGTCTCCGCCGGTTCAGTGGCGCGCCGGACACTTATCGCCTCTGGGTGGTGGATAACGCCAGCACCGACGGGAGCGTCACCCTCATCCGCAGTTTGCCCTGGGTCACGGGGATCTTCAACCGCGAAAACCGGGGGTACGCCACGGCTTGTAACCAGGGGATCAAAGCCGGAAACGCCCCGTATATCTTTATCCTCAACAGCGATACGTTGGTAACGGAGGGTTGGCTTCCCCCGCTGATTGCGGCCTTACAAGACCCGGCGGTGGCGGTAGTCGGGCCCCGGCTGGTCAGCCCCGACGGTTACCTGGTGGGAGCCGGCGTGGTGGGCACGGAAACGGCGCCCATCATTCGCGGCTGGGGTGTTCCCGACGATCCCGCCCTTTTTGCCGAACCCACGGCCTGCCTCAGTATATGCGGGGCCTGTCTGGGCCTGAAAAGAGCGCTCCTGCCGGAGCTGGGGTATTTTGACGAAAACTACTTCCACTATTTCGAGGAAACCGACTATTGTTACAACGCCCGCCGCCACGGTTATAAAGTCCTTTATGTCCCCACCAGCCGCGTCATCCATCTGGTAAACGGCAGTTGTCGCAACCGGCGGCGCCTCGCGGCTTATTTTCGCCAAAGCAAAGCCTATTTTGACCGTAAATGGCAGATCGGGGAGGGGGACCATGAACAGCCCGCAAAAACCGCGGTTCTTGGCGATGATGGCCGTCCGGAATGA